CGCCTGAACAAGATCTACACCCGCACCGGCGATGACGGCACCACGGCGCTGGTCAGCGGTCCCCGCCGACTCAAGCACGACCTGCGGGTCGATGCCTACGGCACCATCGACGAGGTGAATTCCGCAATCGGCGTCGCCCGTCTCTCCACCGAGGGCCTGCCCGAACTCCACGCCATGCTCCTTCGCATTCAGAACGATCTCTTCGATCTCGGCGCGGACCTTGCCGCGCCCGATACCGGCGAACCTCTGAGTTACGAACCTCTCCGGGTGATCGAGGCGCAGGTAACCCGGATCGAAAGCGAAATCGACCAGCTCAATGCCGGCCTCGATCCGCTGAAATCCTTCATCCTGCCGGGCGGAACCCAGGCCGCTGCCCATCTGCATCTCGCCCGGACGATCGCCCGGAGAGCCGAGCGGATCATGGTTGAACTGTCGCGCTTCGAGGGAGAAACCATCGACCCGCCGGCGCTCAAATACATCAACCGCCTGTCGGACTTCCTGTTCGTGGCG
The window above is part of the Rhizobium sp. ACO-34A genome. Proteins encoded here:
- a CDS encoding ATP:cob(I)alamin adenosyltransferase; the protein is MVRLNKIYTRTGDDGTTALVSGPRRLKHDLRVDAYGTIDEVNSAIGVARLSTEGLPELHAMLLRIQNDLFDLGADLAAPDTGEPLSYEPLRVIEAQVTRIESEIDQLNAGLDPLKSFILPGGTQAAAHLHLARTIARRAERIMVELSRFEGETIDPPALKYINRLSDFLFVAARFANDGGKADILWVPGKNR